A single window of Penaeus chinensis breed Huanghai No. 1 chromosome 9, ASM1920278v2, whole genome shotgun sequence DNA harbors:
- the LOC125029213 gene encoding protein lethal(2)essential for life-like gives MENKNTTTLTEQTPEESKCNEDSLLPIVQKGLFFHDSFFEDIRKHFETAIDQILDTWGESKSVSDLMSSYRRVRERNLQQKNQVMAFSEDDQNHKVVLDVHDFKSGDVKVRVEDNQVVVEGRVEKEEDDFKSMKNFYRRFNFPGKVNMEDVTSAMSSDGVLTITAPKIPQAI, from the exons atggagaacaaGAATACTACCACCCTTACTGAACAGACACCGGAAGAATCTAAATGCAACGAGGATTCACTTCTCCCCATCGTTCAGAAGGGACTTTTCTTCCATGATTCTTTCTTCGAGGATATTCGGAAGCACTTTGAGACAGCCATCGACCAAATCCTGGATACGTGGGGAGAAAGCAAATCCGTGAGTGATCTCATGAGTAGCTACAGACGTGTAAGAGAGCGCAATTTGCAGCAAAAGAACCAAGTCATGGCCTTCAGTGAAGACGACCAGAATCATAAG GTTGTGCTGGATGTTCATGACTTCAAGAGTGGAGACGTTAAGGTTAGAGTGGAAGATAatcaggtggtggtggagggtcgagtggaaaaggaagaggacgactTCAAATCCATGAAAAACTTCTACCGACGTTTCAACTTCCCTGGCAAAGTGAACATGGAGGACGTGACTTCCGCAATGTCTTCTGATGGCGTCTTGACTATCACGGCTCCGAAGATTCCACAGGCAATATAG
- the LOC125028832 gene encoding protein lethal(2)essential for life-like: MAPIQMYAPSPVQEQSTSASDRIGTFRSFEERNSQENHRPTFSEDNQCYKIVVDVEAFMESGVRFDVVNENELIIESCAENGEGNSVSRKGLYRRFRFPSLVSVDTVRSVLSCDGILTITVAKKETSDLNIGDIS; encoded by the exons ATGGCCCCGATTCAGATGTACGCTCCATCCCCTGTGCAGGAACAATCCACCTCAGCGAGTGACCGTATTGGCACATTTAGAAGCTTTGAGGAACGTAATTCGCAAGAAAACCATAGGCCTACTTTTAGCGAGGACAACCAGTGCTACAAG ATCGTGGTGGACGTGGAGGCCTTCATGGAGAGCGGCGTGAGGTTCGACGTGGTGAACGAGAACGAACTGATCATCGAGAGCTGCGCGGAGAACGGCGAAGGGAACTCCGTCTCGAGGAAGGGCCTCTACCGCCGGTTCCGCTTCCCGAGCCTCGTCAGTGTTGATACTGTGCGATCAGTGTTGTCCTGCGACGGCATCCTTACCATCACCGTAGCTAAGAAG GAAACATCTGATCTAAACATTGGAGATATTTCCTAG
- the LOC125028521 gene encoding protein lethal(2)essential for life-like, protein MENKNTSTLNEQKTESPKEDSLLPIVEKGLFFHNSFFEGIHKHFETAIDQILDTWGEATSVSDLMSSYRRVRERNLQQENQVMAFSEDDRNHKVVLDVHNFKSGDVKVRVEDNQVVVEGRVEKEEDDFKSVKSFCRRFNFPGKVVMEGVTSAMSSDGVLTITAPKIPQAA, encoded by the exons ATGGAGAACAAAAATACTAGCACTCTTAATGAACAAAAAACAGAATCTCCCAAAGAGGATTCACTTCTCCCCATCGTCGAGAAGGGACTTTTCTTCCATAATTCTTTCTTCGAGGGTATTCATAAGCACTTTGAGACAGCCATCGATCAAATCCTTGATACGTGGGGAGAGGCCACGTCCGTGAGTGATCTCATGAGTAGCTACAGACGTGTAAGAGAGCGCAATTTGCAGCAAGAGAACCAAGTCATGGCCTTCAGCGAAGACGACCGGAATCATAAG GTTGTGCTGGATGTTCATAACTTCAAGAGTGGAGACGTTAAGGTCAGAGTGGAAGACAatcaggtggtggtggaaggtcgagtggaaaaggaagaggacgactTCAAGTCCGTGAAAAGCTTCTGTCGACGCTTCAACTTCCCAGGCAAAGTGGTTATGGAGGGCGTGACTTCTGCAATGTCTTCCGATGGCGTCTTGACTATCACGGCTCCGAAGATTCCACAGGCagcatag
- the LOC125029214 gene encoding protein lethal(2)essential for life-like, which yields MEKKNNTTLNEQKTESPKEDSLLPIVEKGLTFHDSFFEDIRKHFETAIDQILDTWGEARPVRDLMSSYRRVRERNLQQENQVMAFSEDDQNHKVVLDVHDFKRGDVKVRVEDNQVVVEGEVEKEKDEFKSMKSFGRRFNFPGKVAMEGVTSAMSSDGVLTITASKIPQAA from the exons atggagaaaaaaaataataccactcTGAATGAACAAAAAACTGAATCTCCCAAAGAGGATTCACTTCTCCCCATCGTTGAGAAGGGGCTTACCTTCCACGATTCTTTCTTCGAGGATATTCGGAAGCACTTTGAGACAGCCATCGACCAAATCCTGGATACGTGGGGAGAAGCCAGGCCCGTTAGGGATCTCATGAGTAGCTACAGACGTGTAAGAGAGCGCAATTTGCAGCAAGAGAACCAAGTCATGGCCTTCAGCGAAGACGACCAGAATCACAAG GTTGTGCTGGATGTTCATGACTTTAAGAGAGGAGACGTTAAAGTTAGAGTGGAAGACAatcaggtggtggtggaaggtgaagtggaaaaagaaaaggacgaatTCAAGTCCATGAAAAGCTTCGGTCGACGCTTCAACTTCCCAGGCAAAGTGGCTATGGAGGGTGTGACTTCTGCAATGTCTTCCGATGGCGTCTTGACTATCACGGCTTCGAAAATTCCACAGGCAGcatag
- the LOC125028648 gene encoding protein lethal(2)essential for life-like: MGSYRRVRERNLQQENQVMASSEDNQNHKVVQDVHDFKSGDVKVRVEDNQLVVEGRVEKEEDDFKSMKSFCRRFNFPGKVNMEAVTSAMSSDGVLTITAPKIPQAA; encoded by the exons ATGGGTAGCTACAGACGTGTAAGAGAGCGCAATTTGCAGCAAGAGAACCAAGTCATGGCCTCCAGCGAAGACAACCAGAATCACAAG GTTGTCCAGGATGTTCATGACTTCAAGAGTGGAGACGTTAAAGTTAGAGTGGAAGACAATCAGTTGGTGGTGGAAGgtcgagtggaaaaggaagaggatgacttCAAGTCCATGAAAAGCTTCTGTCGACGCTTCAACTTCCCAGGAAAAGTGAACATGGAGGCCGTGACTTCCGCAATGTCTTCTGATGGCGTATTGACTATCACGGCTCCGAAGATTCCACAGGCAGCATAG